In one window of Candidatus Sulfuricurvum sp. RIFRC-1 DNA:
- the dnaG gene encoding DNA primase, whose product MITQDSIEALKARLDIVDIVGSYIELKRAGSSFKAPCPFHDEKSPSFVVNPSRQSYHCFGCGAHGDGIKFIMEYEKLNYPEAIEKLAASSNFSLHYTDDTKQKKRSNLLETLNDWYQKLLEEKRDAMEYLHERGIYASSIERFGIGYAPTSPETLRFLDQRKLPTAEALEQGAIGRGDDGRLFARFIERITFPIHSTSGAIVGFGGRTITGHQAKYVNSSQSAIFNKSRLLYAYHLAREAIYRRREIIVTEGYLDVVMLHQAGFTHAVATLGTALTAEHLPLLRKGEPKIFLAYDGDKAGRAAAYKASKLLSMSGFDGGVVLFEGGLDPADMIKNGQIEQLNALLHRPIPFIEFVISEMIDAYDLQDPKAKETALHENIAFLKTLSPLLQEEYRPFVASRLGISPSLIQVGRTNKTASAQPINFSHHDIWELSFIKTLLERPYITNTLLDFIDGSLLQYHSSEFEAALQGRHDDPRLSALMMDDRIRTFEGDEGLRAELMTFLSAHYNRELKKVTTQNTISFDQKSYLIRQFREKIERLKRGELVPLS is encoded by the coding sequence ATGATTACCCAAGACTCCATTGAGGCTCTCAAAGCCCGACTTGATATTGTCGATATCGTCGGCTCGTACATCGAGCTCAAACGTGCCGGAAGCAGCTTCAAAGCGCCCTGCCCGTTTCATGATGAGAAGTCCCCCAGCTTTGTCGTCAATCCCTCACGCCAAAGCTACCACTGTTTCGGATGCGGAGCACACGGTGATGGGATTAAATTTATCATGGAATACGAGAAACTCAACTATCCCGAAGCAATCGAGAAGTTAGCCGCATCAAGCAATTTCAGCCTCCACTACACCGACGACACCAAACAAAAAAAACGTTCCAACCTTCTCGAAACCCTCAACGACTGGTATCAAAAACTCCTCGAAGAGAAACGAGATGCGATGGAATATCTCCATGAACGGGGAATTTATGCCTCCAGCATTGAGCGGTTCGGGATCGGCTACGCCCCCACCTCACCTGAGACACTTCGATTTTTAGACCAGCGCAAACTCCCAACTGCTGAAGCACTTGAGCAAGGAGCCATCGGACGGGGGGATGATGGACGCCTTTTTGCCCGTTTTATCGAGCGGATCACATTCCCCATCCACTCCACCAGCGGAGCTATCGTTGGATTTGGCGGACGTACGATTACGGGACATCAAGCGAAATACGTCAACTCCTCCCAAAGTGCCATTTTTAACAAATCGCGTCTATTGTATGCCTATCACCTCGCCCGAGAAGCGATCTACCGCCGCCGAGAGATCATCGTCACCGAAGGGTATCTCGATGTTGTAATGCTCCATCAGGCGGGATTCACCCATGCCGTCGCGACACTGGGGACCGCTCTTACCGCTGAACATCTCCCGCTATTGCGAAAAGGTGAGCCGAAAATATTCCTCGCATATGATGGGGATAAAGCCGGACGTGCCGCCGCATATAAAGCATCCAAGCTTTTGAGTATGTCGGGTTTTGATGGAGGAGTAGTTTTATTTGAGGGGGGACTTGACCCCGCCGATATGATCAAAAATGGTCAAATCGAACAGCTTAATGCCCTATTGCACCGACCGATCCCTTTTATCGAATTTGTAATCTCCGAGATGATTGACGCTTACGATCTGCAAGACCCAAAAGCCAAAGAGACGGCACTGCATGAGAATATCGCATTCCTCAAAACCCTCTCTCCACTTCTCCAAGAAGAGTATCGCCCTTTTGTCGCTTCAAGATTAGGGATATCACCCTCTCTGATCCAAGTGGGACGCACCAACAAAACCGCAAGCGCGCAACCGATCAATTTTTCCCATCACGATATTTGGGAACTTAGCTTTATCAAAACTCTATTGGAACGTCCATATATCACCAATACCCTCCTCGATTTTATCGACGGAAGTCTCTTGCAATACCACAGCAGTGAGTTTGAAGCAGCACTCCAAGGACGCCATGACGATCCCCGTCTCAGTGCATTGATGATGGATGATCGAATACGTACTTTTGAGGGGGATGAGGGACTGCGAGCAGAGCTTATGACTTTCTTGAGTGCCCATTATAACCGTGAACTCAAAAAAGTAACAACGCAAAATACGATATCATTCGATCAAAAATCGTACCTAATACGTCAATTTCGTGAGAAAATCGAACGCCTCAAACGGGGCGAACTCGTCCCACTCAGCTAA
- the rpsU gene encoding 30S ribosomal protein S21 encodes MPGIVLRQDDNFDAAYRRFKKQTDRNLIVTEARARRNHVTETEKRKQFKISARKKMLKRLYMMRRYESRL; translated from the coding sequence ATGCCTGGTATCGTTCTTAGACAAGATGATAACTTTGATGCTGCTTACCGCCGTTTCAAGAAACAAACAGATCGTAATCTGATTGTTACTGAAGCCCGTGCTCGTCGTAACCATGTTACAGAGACTGAAAAACGTAAACAGTTCAAAATCAGCGCTCGCAAAAAGATGTTAAAACGTTTGTATATGATGCGACGTTACGAATCTCGCCTGTAA